In Aegilops tauschii subsp. strangulata cultivar AL8/78 chromosome 3, Aet v6.0, whole genome shotgun sequence, one genomic interval encodes:
- the LOC109764840 gene encoding DNA-directed RNA polymerase III subunit 1, producing MLRQEEKLRCTKEPFIEDVGTRRIKSMRFSMFSGKEIRQSAEAQVWNNRIYEPNMKPAPNGLLDTRMGAANKQGECGTCHGSYTECPGHFGYLKLALPVFNIGFFNNILDVVKCICKGCSRVLLVEKDRREFLKKMRQPRAEPLVKFALMKKVRDKCKLSRCPWCGFINGVAKKGRMGLVIVHDCSKTLDGSTEELRSALSHKKEKLAITSIHTLDPATVLSLFRRMIDEDCELLNLGDRPEKLIITEIAVPPVPIRPSVFVGGGGGRMSNEDSITCILKNIVNTNSILKGTLQSGEPLAKCFDCWQHLQLQVVEYINSDAPCLIDSQHRGLIQRLKGKTGRFRGNLSGKRTEYTGRTVISPDPNLRITEVAIPILMARVLTYPERVSYYNIEKLRQCIRNGPHKHPGANFILQPDGTKLHLKYCDRRIAARDLKYGCIVERHLEDGDIVLFNRQPSLHRMSIMSHRARIMPWRTLRFNESVCNPYNADFDGDEMNLHVPQTEEARTEALMLMGVQNNLCTPKNGEILVASTQDFLTSSFLITRKDSFYDRSSFTLLCSYLGDAMENIDLPTPALIKPIELWTGKQLFSVLVRPNAFTKVYLNLGVREKICTKKCALTVEDKTSEAVHDAMCPNDGFVYFRNSELLSGQVGKKTLGNGNNEGMFSVLIRDYNSHAAASCMNRLAKFSARFIGNHGFSIGVDDVQPGESLNEKKGKTIGEGYQECHELIAQYSKGALKPQPGCSRAQTLEARISGVLNKLRDTAGDHCMSTLHWRNSPLIMSQCGSKGSPINISQMVVCVGQQSVGGRRAPNGFIDRTLPHFPINSKTPAAKGFVANSFYTGLTATEFFFHTMGGREGLVDTAVKTAETGYMSRRLMKGLEDLSVFYDQTVRNASGGIVQFVYGDDGMDPVKMEGKGGNPLNLDQLFMKVMATCPQRGHETLSPEAISQMLNDKLSEQDPSAGGCSDRFKELLTKFVGNRIKMLRNTRRALHLDEDHVGRKDSSIEECVAANISGIAAKQLQVFLDTCLSRYHSKIIEAGASIGAIGAQSIGEPGTQMTLKTFHFAGVASMNVTLGVPRIKEIINAAKKISTPIITAELLSGQDESFGVKVKRCIEKVVLGEVAAAIKIVLKSSQPNLVVKLDMQRIEAQGYEGINADSVQLSIINYPKLKLKSQHVRVIDEAKLRIYPDGTDRSKLQFELHNLKSMLPKVIVKGIPTVERAVVNPVKGRDKTIERYNLLVEGTNLLAVLGAPGVDAMKTKSNHIMEVNQTLGIEAARRSIIDEIQYTFESNNMIIDLRHMMLLADLMTYKGEVLGITRYGIAKMKSSVLMLASFEKTSEHLFNASYAGREDQIDGVSECIIMGIPMQLGTGILKVRQRLESLPEFKYQPAPIMSS from the exons ATGCTGCGGCAGGAGGAGAAGCTGCGCTGCACCAAGGAGCCCTTCATCGAGGATGTCGGCACCCGAAGGAT AAAGAGCATGCGGTTCAGCATGTTCTCCGGCAAGGAGATACGCCAGTCCGCGGAGGCGCAGGTCTGGAACAACCGGATCTACGAGCCCAACATGAAGCCGGCGCCCAACGGACTGCTAGACACGCGGATG GGAGCTGCGAACAAGCAGGGGGAGTGCGGCACCTGCCACGGTTCGTACACTGAGTGCCCAGGCCATTTCGGTTACCTGAAGCTCGCGCTGCCGGTTTTCAATATTGGGTTCTTCAACAATATCCTGGATGTAGTCAAGTGTATCTGCAAG GGCTGTAGCAGGGTCCTTCTTGTGGAGAAAGATCGCCGAGAGTTTCTGAAGAAGATGCGACAACCTAGAGCAGAGCCACTGGTCAAATTTGCCCTCATGAAGAAAGTGAGGGACAAATGCAAGCTATCCCGTTGCCCCTGGTGTGGATTCATAAATG GTGTAGCTAAGAAGGGCAGAATGGGCTTGGTAATTGTTCATGATTGTAGCAAAACTTTGGACGGAAGTACAGAAGAGCTCCGGTCTGCGTTATCACACAAGAAAGAAAAACTAGCCATTACTTCAATTCACACATTGGACCCTGCAACTGTTCTATCTCTTTTCAGAAGAATGATTGATGAG GACTGTGAATTGCTAAACCTTGGTGATAGGCCTGAGAAACTTATCATTACAGAGATCGCAGTGCCACCTGTGCCTATCCGTCCTTCCGTTTTtgttggtggcggtggtggtagAATGAG CAATGAAGATAGTATTACTTGCATATTGAAGAATATTGTTAATACAAATTCCATCCTTAAGGGGACCCTTCAAAGTGGTGAACCGCTTGCGAAGTGCTTT GATTGCTGGCAACACCTTCAGCTTCAAGTTGTTGAATATATCAATAGTGACGCCCCTTGTCTTATTGACTCACAACACCGTGGCCTTATTCAACGACTCAAAGGTAAGACAGGCCGTTTTCGTGGGAACTTGTCCGGAAAACGTACGGAGTACACCGGAAGGACTGTCATATCTCCTGACCCAAATTTGAGGATAACAGAG GTGGCTATTCCTATTTTGATGGCTCGAGTCTTGACTTATCCTGAAAGAGTTTCATACTATAACATAGAGAAGCTGCGTCAATGTATACGAAATGGACCACACAAACATCCAGGGGCAAATTTTATATTACAACCTGATGGAACGAAGCT GCACTTAAAGTACTGTGATAGAAGGATCGCTGCTCGGGATTTGAAATATGGCTGTATAGTCGAAAGGCATTTAGAAGATGGCGACATTGTCCTCTTCAACAGACAACCGAGCTTGCATAGAATGTCAATCATGTCACACAGG GCAAGGATAATGCCCTGGAGAACACTAAGATTTAATGAGTCTGTATGCAACCCGTACAATGCTGATTTTGATGGAGATGAGATGAATTTGCACGTCCCACAGACAGAGGAAGCTCGTACTGAAGCACTTATGCTTATGGGG GTTCAGAACAATTTATGTACCCCTAAGAATGGGGAAATACTGGTTGCTTCCACGCAGGACTTTTTGACATCTTCTTTTCTGATCACGAGAAAAGACTCCTTCTATGACAGGTCTTCCTTTACTCTCTTATGTTCATATCTTGGAGATGCAATGGAAAATATTGATTTGCCAACACCAGCATTAATTAAG CCTATTGAGCTTTGGACTGGTAAACAACTATTCAGTGTGTTAGTACGTCCTAACGCATTTACAAAGGTCTATCTGAATCTTGGTGTTAGAGAGAAAATCTGTACGAAGAAATGCGCTCTTACTGTCGAAGATAAGACATCTGAAGCAGTACATGATGCAATGTGTCCGAATGATGGTTTTGTCTACTTCCGAAACAGTGAACTTTTATCTGGGCAAGTTGGGAAGAAAACTTTAG GTAATGGGAATAATGAGGGCATGTTCTCCGTTCTTATAAGAGATTATAATTCTCACGCTGCAGCAAGCTGTATGAATCGTCTGGCGAAGTTTAG TGCAAGGTTCATAGGGAATCATGGGTTTTCAATTGGTGTGGATGATGTCCAACCAGGAGAAAGTCTAAATGAGAAAAAGGGGAAAACAATAGGAGAAGGATATCAAGAATGCCATGAGCTTATTGCTCAATATTCAAAGGGTGCACTCAAACCACAACCAGGATGCAGTAGAGCTCAAACATTGGAGGCTCGGATATCTGGTGTACTAAATAAATTAAGAGACACAGCTGGAGAT CACTGTATGAGTACACTTCACTGGAGGAACAGCCCATTGATTATGTCTCAGTGTGGATCTAAAGGTTCTCCAATCAATATCAGTCAGATGGTTGTATGTGTTGGCCAACAATCAGTTGGAGGACGCCGTGCCCCAAATGGTTTTATAGATCGAACGCTTCCTCACTTCCCTATAAATTCAAAGACCCCCGCG GCGAAAGGTTTTGTTGCTAATTCATTCTATACCGGTTTGACTGCTACAGAGTTTTTCTTCCATACAATGGGTGGAAGAGAAGGTCTTGTTGACACAGCG GTCAAAACAGCAGAAACTGGATACATGTCCCGTAGGTTAATGAAGGGTTTGGAAGATCTCTCAGTTTTCTATGATCAGACAGTCCGCAATGCTAGTGGTGGTATAGTTCAATTCGTctatggagatgatggcatggaTCCTGTAAAGATGGAAGGAAAAGGTGGCAACCCCTTGAATCTGGACCAATTGTTTATGAAAGTCATG GCCACATGTCCTCAAAGGGGACATGAAACATTATCTCCTGAGGCAATCTCACAAATGTTAAATGATAAGCTCTCCGAACAAGACCCCTCAGCTGGTGGTTGTAGCGATAGGTTCAAGGAATTGTTAACAAAATTTGTCGGGAATCGCATCAAAATGCTGAGAAACACAAGGCGGGCACTTCACCTAGATGAAGATCATGTGGGAAGGAAGGACTCCAGCATTGAGGAGTGCGTTGCTGCTAATATTTCTGGCATAGCTGCAAAACAACTGCAG GTTTTTCTTGATACTTGTTTATCTCGTTATCACTCAAAAATAATCGAAGCAGGAGCATCAATTGGTGCAATCGGGGCTCAGAGTATTGGGGAGCCTGGGACCCAGATGACACTGAAAACCTTTCATTTTGCAGGAGTAGCCAGCATGA ATGTTACTCTTGGAGTTCCTCGCATCAAGGAAATCATCAATGCTGCTAAAAAGATAAGCACACCTATTATAACTGCAGAACTTTTGTCTGGGCAGGATGAGTCATTTGGCGTAAAGGTGAAACGTTGTATCGAGAAAGTAGTGCTGGGTGAG GTGGCAGCAGCCATAAAGATTGTCTTGAAATCAAGCCAGCCAAATTTGGTTGTGAAACTTGATATGCAACGAATAGAAGCTCAGGGGTACGAAGGAATCAATGCCGACTCTGTGCAGCTATCAATAATAAATTATCCAAAACTCAAGTTAAAATCTCAG CATGTTCGTGTAATTGATGAAGCCAAGTTGAGAATATATCCAGATGGAACAGATAGATCCAAACTCCAGTTTGAGCTGCACAATCTCAAATCCATGCTTCCAAAAGTGATTGTGAAG GGTATTCCAACTGTTGAAAGAGCTGTTGTCAACCCCGTTAAAGGACGTGACAAAACCATCGAAAGATATAACCTGCTGGTTGAAGG AACAAACCTGTTAGCAGTATTGGGTGCTCCAGGAGTTGACGCTATGAAAACAAAAAGTAATCACATCATGGAGGTGAACCAGACACTCGGAATCGAGGCCGCAAGGAGATCTATCATCGATGAGATTCAGTATACATTTGAGAGCAACAACATGATCATTGATCTGAGACATATGATGCTTCTGGCAGATCTGATGACATACAAG GGGGAAGTCCTGGGCATCACGAGATATGGGATTGCGAAGATGAAGAGCAGCGTGCTGATGCTGGCCTCTTTCGAGAAAACTTCGGAGCATCTCTTCAATGCTTCATACGCCGGGCGTGAGGATCAGATAGATGGAGTCAGTGAGTGCATTATCATGGGCATACCCATGCAACTTGGCACCGGCATTCTCAAAGTTAGGCAAAG GCTCGAGAGTTTGCCGGAATTTAAGTACCAGCCTGCTCCGATCATGTCGTCATAA